One region of Duncaniella freteri genomic DNA includes:
- a CDS encoding GTP-binding protein, producing the protein MMKKTTSILLLTGYLGSGKTTLVNHILSNERGIKFAVIVNDIGEVNIDASLIERGGVVDSKDDSLVALSNGCICCTLKMDLIKQIEDIMAMNRFDYIVIEASGICEPAPIAQTICSISQLGAQATVFGTPKLDCIVTVVDALRLKDEFGCGDSLKKDNLEEEDIENLIIQQIEFCNIILLNKVSEVTAEELSHIRAIVRALQPTAEIIECDYADVDIARIINTGMFSFDDVATSAAWVQHIERDNHEIEEEEREHSHHHHNHHHHDHDEHGNHSHEHDGHPEGCSCGHCHHHHHGEGEAEEYGIGTFVYYRRPALDLNRFDHFVAAQWPREVIRCKGVCYFSCNTDMSYLFESAGKQKSLKEAGLWFATAPEEEFRELVVQDPNILKDWDEEYGDRMVKLVFIGRNMDREAIIKALDACLDK; encoded by the coding sequence ATGAAAAAGACAACTTCCATACTGCTTCTCACCGGATATCTCGGTAGCGGTAAGACTACACTTGTTAATCATATACTTTCAAATGAGCGCGGCATAAAGTTTGCTGTGATAGTCAATGATATAGGAGAGGTAAACATTGATGCCAGCCTCATAGAGAGAGGCGGAGTGGTTGACAGCAAGGATGACAGCCTTGTGGCTCTTTCGAACGGTTGCATATGCTGTACTCTCAAAATGGATCTCATCAAGCAGATAGAGGATATTATGGCTATGAACCGTTTCGATTACATTGTAATCGAGGCGAGCGGTATATGCGAACCCGCACCTATAGCCCAGACTATCTGCTCTATATCCCAGCTCGGAGCCCAGGCCACTGTGTTCGGTACTCCTAAGCTCGATTGTATAGTGACTGTTGTGGATGCCTTGAGGCTTAAAGATGAGTTTGGTTGCGGTGACTCCTTGAAAAAGGATAATCTTGAAGAGGAGGATATAGAGAATCTTATAATTCAGCAGATAGAGTTCTGTAACATCATCCTGCTCAACAAGGTGTCGGAAGTCACAGCCGAGGAACTGTCTCATATCCGAGCTATTGTGCGGGCTCTGCAGCCAACGGCTGAGATCATAGAATGTGATTATGCTGATGTGGATATTGCACGTATCATCAACACTGGTATGTTCAGTTTCGATGATGTGGCTACTTCTGCTGCCTGGGTGCAGCATATCGAACGTGACAACCATGAGATAGAAGAGGAGGAGCGAGAGCATAGCCATCACCACCATAATCACCACCATCATGATCATGATGAACACGGAAATCATAGCCATGAACACGACGGACATCCTGAGGGGTGTTCATGCGGTCATTGCCACCACCACCATCATGGAGAGGGTGAGGCTGAGGAGTATGGCATAGGGACATTCGTATATTATCGTCGTCCGGCCCTGGACCTTAACCGGTTTGATCATTTTGTGGCTGCACAATGGCCCAGGGAGGTGATACGTTGTAAGGGGGTATGCTATTTCTCATGCAATACCGATATGTCGTATCTCTTTGAATCGGCAGGAAAGCAGAAATCACTGAAAGAGGCAGGCCTATGGTTTGCGACAGCTCCCGAGGAAGAGTTCAGGGAACTGGTAGTCCAGGACCCCAATATACTAAAGGACTGGGATGAGGAGTACGGTGACCGTATGGTAAAACTCGTGTTCATAGGCCGCAATATGGACCGTGAGGCTATAATCAAGGCTCTGGATGCCTGTCTGGATAAATAA
- a CDS encoding ABC-F family ATP-binding cassette domain-containing protein, producing the protein MKPYLQVEDLTKSYGDRMLFDSITFGVNEGDKIGVIAKNGTGKSTLLRLLSGHESPDSGAITFRNDLRVGFLDQSPIFEPGTTLMSNLLPAIHENDHEEWNREDRVRQMLSQLGIDDAELIVDHLSGGQIKRAALARVLLGAPDLLILDEPTNHLDISTVEWLENYLSRQRITLLMVTHDRYFLDRVCNKIIEIDMKQIFTYDGNFDYYLRRREERLEALTGELAKVKNTLRREQEWMRRQPQARAGKARFRINAFYDLKERASVRYDERNIDPSEVKSSYIGSKIFEAKGVSKRFGEKVILDDFTYTFARYEKVGIVGENGVGKSTFIKMLQGIVSQDAGEWNVGETVRFGYYSQDGLNLPAGKRVIDAITDITEDVVVNGTSHYTPMQFLNRFLFSPADQQKYISTLSGGEMRRLNLAAVLITQPNFLILDEPTNDLDIMTLGILEEYLRNFKGCVIVISHDRFFLDSIVDHLFVMEGNGVIKDFPGNYTDYRNYLKELKAAQAQETAKSQQSAAPSSNREAKQRPRRMSFKERKEYEALTAEIDALTQEKNDLEAMFNSGENIPDIAEKAARYSSVKDILDEKELRWLELSELE; encoded by the coding sequence ATGAAACCTTATCTGCAAGTCGAAGATCTGACCAAGAGCTATGGTGACCGTATGCTCTTCGATTCTATCACCTTTGGTGTGAACGAAGGGGATAAGATAGGAGTGATTGCCAAGAACGGTACCGGGAAGTCGACACTTCTGCGCCTTTTGTCGGGTCATGAGTCTCCTGACAGCGGGGCAATCACATTTCGCAACGACTTGCGTGTAGGTTTCCTTGACCAGTCTCCTATATTTGAGCCAGGAACCACTCTGATGAGCAATCTCCTGCCTGCCATTCATGAGAATGATCATGAGGAGTGGAACCGTGAGGACCGCGTGAGGCAGATGTTATCGCAGCTTGGCATTGATGATGCCGAATTGATTGTCGATCATCTGTCGGGAGGTCAGATTAAGCGTGCTGCCCTTGCCCGGGTGCTTCTCGGTGCTCCTGATCTTCTCATTCTCGATGAGCCGACCAACCATCTTGACATCTCGACTGTGGAATGGCTTGAGAACTATCTCTCACGTCAGAGGATCACACTTCTTATGGTCACCCACGACCGTTATTTTCTTGATCGGGTGTGCAATAAGATCATAGAGATCGACATGAAGCAGATATTCACCTATGATGGCAACTTTGATTATTATCTGCGTCGCCGTGAGGAACGCCTGGAGGCACTCACCGGCGAGCTTGCCAAGGTGAAAAACACTCTGCGCAGAGAGCAGGAATGGATGAGGCGTCAGCCTCAGGCCCGGGCAGGCAAGGCTCGTTTCCGCATCAATGCATTCTATGACCTCAAGGAGCGTGCCTCGGTGCGCTACGATGAGCGTAACATCGATCCGTCCGAGGTGAAGTCATCCTATATAGGATCAAAGATATTTGAGGCAAAGGGTGTGTCGAAACGTTTTGGCGAAAAAGTGATACTCGATGATTTCACTTACACTTTTGCCCGTTATGAGAAGGTAGGTATCGTAGGTGAGAACGGAGTGGGTAAATCCACATTCATCAAGATGCTCCAGGGCATTGTAAGTCAGGATGCCGGAGAGTGGAACGTGGGTGAGACTGTGCGCTTCGGATATTATTCGCAGGATGGGTTGAATCTTCCGGCGGGGAAGCGTGTGATAGATGCGATAACCGATATCACAGAGGATGTCGTGGTCAATGGCACGTCACATTATACCCCTATGCAGTTTCTCAACAGGTTCCTGTTTTCTCCCGCTGACCAGCAGAAATATATTTCCACTCTCAGCGGAGGGGAGATGCGTAGGCTCAATCTTGCGGCAGTGCTTATCACTCAGCCCAATTTCCTCATACTTGATGAGCCGACCAATGACCTTGACATAATGACTCTCGGGATACTTGAGGAGTATCTGCGTAATTTCAAGGGGTGTGTGATAGTCATATCCCATGACAGGTTCTTCCTTGATTCTATTGTAGACCATCTCTTTGTAATGGAAGGGAACGGTGTGATAAAGGATTTCCCCGGCAACTATACCGATTATCGGAATTATCTGAAAGAACTTAAGGCAGCACAGGCTCAGGAGACAGCAAAGTCGCAACAGTCCGCTGCGCCTTCGTCAAACCGTGAAGCCAAGCAGCGTCCGCGCCGGATGTCATTCAAGGAACGTAAGGAGTATGAGGCTCTTACTGCCGAGATAGATGCTCTCACTCAGGAGAAGAATGATCTTGAAGCCATGTTCAATTCCGGTGAGAATATACCTGATATAGCCGAAAAGGCTGCTCGTTACAGTTCTGTCAAGGATATTCTTGACGAAAAGGAACTGCGTTGGCTCGAACTTTCGGAGCTTGAGTGA
- the mutS gene encoding DNA mismatch repair protein MutS codes for MAKSIVETPLMKQYIAMKGKHPDAILLFRVGDFYETFSEDAITSSEILGITLTKRANGSAQYVELAGFPYHALDTYLPKLVRAGKRVAICEQLEDPKATKKLVKRGITELVTPGVAINDNVLDHRENNFLAAIHFGKQKTGVAFLDISTGEFLTAEGSVDYIEKLMNGFAPKEVLVERGKKRMVEESFAEHYYTFELDDWVFTDSSAMDRLLKQFETSSLKGFGVDKMPAAIIASGAVLYYLDITQHTHTQHITSLSRIEEEMAVRLDRFTVRNLELVRAMSEDGKSLLDVIDRTVSPMGARLLHRWLLFPLKDHKEINKRLDIVEHFFRASDDRDSLREALEQIGDMERLIGKVSALRVSPREMVQLRNALRVIPEIKRVCASADLPVLNSIGEQLNPCSTIVDKISREIVDDAPAALNRGEVIRAGVDAELDELREIAYRGKDYLSSLQQRESQRTGIPSLKVGYNNVFGYYIEVTNTHRDKVPQEWIRKQTLVNAERYITQELKDYEEKILGAQDRIAVIEQRIYTDLVTQLSDYIPAILLDAQLIAQLDVLGSFTRVAIENRYNRPVVDDSLEISIVEGRHPVIERELPPGEPYISNTVNLSNSGTQVMMITGPNMSGKSALLRQTALNVLLAQIGSFVAAESAHIGVVDKIFTRVGASDNISLGESTFMVEMNEAASILNNMSERSLILFDELGRGTSTYDGISIAWAIVEYIHEHGKMHPKTLFATHYHELNEMEKTFSRVVNYNVSVREIDGKVVFLRKLSRGGSEHSFGIHVAKLAGMPQVIVKRADEVLRHLESVNRESDKATAERLASPSNVHEGMQLSFFQLDDPVLAQLRDQILGLDINNLTPMAALNKLHDIRTILTGK; via the coding sequence ATGGCGAAGTCAATCGTGGAAACTCCTCTTATGAAACAGTATATTGCGATGAAGGGCAAGCATCCTGACGCGATATTGCTATTTAGGGTGGGGGACTTTTACGAGACTTTTTCAGAGGATGCGATAACTTCTTCTGAGATTCTTGGCATCACTCTTACCAAGAGGGCTAACGGTTCGGCTCAGTATGTTGAGCTTGCCGGATTTCCTTATCATGCTCTCGACACGTATCTTCCGAAGCTCGTCCGGGCCGGCAAGCGTGTAGCCATATGCGAACAGCTCGAAGATCCAAAGGCAACCAAGAAACTTGTAAAGCGCGGTATCACAGAGCTTGTGACTCCGGGTGTTGCCATAAATGACAATGTGCTTGACCATCGCGAGAATAATTTTCTTGCGGCAATTCACTTTGGCAAGCAAAAGACCGGGGTGGCTTTTCTTGATATATCTACCGGAGAGTTTCTTACAGCAGAGGGCTCGGTTGATTATATCGAGAAACTTATGAACGGTTTTGCTCCGAAGGAGGTGCTTGTCGAAAGAGGCAAAAAACGTATGGTCGAGGAGTCGTTTGCAGAGCATTATTATACATTTGAGCTTGATGACTGGGTTTTTACCGATTCATCGGCGATGGATAGGCTGCTAAAGCAGTTTGAGACATCATCGCTCAAAGGATTCGGTGTGGATAAGATGCCGGCAGCTATAATCGCTTCCGGCGCGGTTCTGTATTACCTTGATATAACCCAGCATACCCATACCCAGCATATCACATCCTTGTCGCGTATCGAGGAGGAAATGGCTGTTAGGCTTGACCGCTTCACGGTGCGTAATCTCGAATTGGTGCGCGCTATGAGCGAGGACGGAAAGAGCCTGCTTGATGTAATTGACCGTACTGTCAGCCCTATGGGTGCCCGTCTGCTTCACCGCTGGCTTCTATTTCCATTGAAGGACCACAAAGAGATAAACAAGCGTCTTGACATTGTGGAGCATTTCTTCAGGGCATCGGACGATCGCGACTCTCTGCGCGAGGCTCTTGAACAGATAGGGGATATGGAGCGTCTGATAGGCAAGGTGTCGGCTCTTAGGGTAAGCCCTCGCGAGATGGTGCAGTTGAGAAATGCATTGAGGGTCATTCCTGAGATAAAGAGGGTGTGTGCTTCGGCTGATCTTCCTGTTCTTAACTCCATAGGGGAACAATTGAATCCTTGCAGCACTATTGTCGATAAAATAAGCAGGGAGATAGTCGATGATGCGCCTGCCGCACTCAATCGCGGCGAGGTGATCAGGGCAGGCGTGGATGCTGAGCTTGACGAGCTGCGCGAGATTGCTTACAGAGGGAAGGATTATCTGTCGTCGCTCCAGCAGCGGGAGAGCCAGCGCACCGGAATCCCATCGCTAAAGGTGGGATATAACAATGTGTTCGGATACTATATAGAGGTGACCAACACTCATCGTGACAAGGTGCCTCAGGAATGGATACGCAAGCAGACACTTGTCAATGCCGAGCGTTACATCACTCAGGAGCTAAAGGATTATGAAGAGAAGATACTTGGAGCTCAGGACAGGATTGCTGTCATCGAGCAGCGTATATACACCGACCTTGTGACGCAGCTTTCGGATTATATTCCGGCGATTCTTCTTGATGCCCAGCTCATAGCCCAGCTCGATGTGTTGGGGTCGTTTACACGCGTGGCGATTGAGAACAGGTATAACCGTCCGGTGGTGGATGATTCTTTGGAGATTTCTATAGTGGAAGGCCGCCATCCTGTGATAGAGAGAGAATTGCCTCCCGGAGAACCGTATATATCCAATACCGTGAACCTGTCCAATTCCGGGACACAGGTGATGATGATAACCGGGCCCAACATGTCGGGTAAGTCGGCTCTTCTGCGACAGACTGCCCTCAATGTGCTGCTTGCGCAGATTGGCTCGTTTGTGGCAGCCGAGAGCGCGCATATAGGTGTGGTAGATAAGATTTTTACCCGAGTGGGGGCTTCCGACAATATCTCGCTTGGCGAATCGACATTCATGGTGGAGATGAATGAGGCTGCGTCCATACTCAACAATATGAGCGAACGCTCACTGATTCTCTTTGACGAACTTGGGCGCGGCACCTCTACATATGATGGTATCTCCATAGCCTGGGCTATTGTGGAGTACATACATGAACATGGCAAGATGCATCCCAAGACTCTATTTGCCACACATTACCATGAGCTCAACGAGATGGAGAAAACGTTCTCGCGTGTGGTGAATTATAATGTGTCGGTGCGAGAGATCGATGGCAAGGTGGTGTTCCTCCGAAAACTCTCACGTGGCGGCAGCGAGCATAGCTTCGGCATACATGTCGCCAAGCTTGCCGGTATGCCTCAGGTGATAGTCAAGAGGGCCGATGAGGTGCTCAGGCATCTTGAATCGGTGAATCGTGAAAGTGATAAGGCTACTGCTGAAAGGTTGGCTTCTCCGTCAAATGTTCATGAGGGCATGCAGCTGTCGTTCTTCCAGCTTGATGATCCTGTGCTTGCCCAGCTTCGTGATCAGATTCTTGGTCTTGATATCAATAATCTGACTCCGATGGCGGCACTGAATAAGCTCCATGATATAAGGACTATCCTCACAGGTAAATGA
- a CDS encoding methylated-DNA--[protein]-cysteine S-methyltransferase codes for MIVGKSVILQRYRSPCGEMMLGAIGDSICLCGWIGRSGYERDLARVTKHFGACVVHGTCPVIDIAAEQLDEYFAGERKVFDLPLVFSGTEFQNMVWNGLLRIPYGVTISYGEEASRLGCPKSVRAVASANGANPIGVIVPCHRVIGADGSLTGYSAGTDIKAFLLRLEGIDLF; via the coding sequence ATGATTGTTGGGAAGTCAGTCATATTGCAGCGGTACCGTTCGCCGTGCGGAGAGATGATGCTCGGAGCGATTGGCGACAGTATATGCCTATGCGGTTGGATAGGGCGCAGCGGATATGAAAGGGACCTGGCGAGAGTTACGAAGCACTTTGGAGCCTGTGTCGTGCATGGGACATGTCCGGTTATCGATATAGCGGCAGAGCAGCTTGATGAGTATTTTGCAGGCGAGCGAAAAGTGTTTGACCTTCCGCTTGTATTTTCCGGGACCGAATTTCAGAACATGGTATGGAACGGACTGCTGCGTATACCTTATGGTGTTACAATATCGTATGGTGAAGAGGCTTCTCGTCTCGGTTGTCCTAAGTCGGTTAGGGCAGTGGCTTCTGCAAACGGTGCGAATCCTATAGGTGTAATTGTGCCGTGCCATCGTGTGATAGGTGCTGATGGTTCCCTGACAGGCTACAGTGCGGGCACTGATATAAAAGCATTCTTGTTGAGATTGGAAGGTATAGACCTTTTTTAG